ACCTATGCGCAGTTCTTAGGACGCTGCGAATCGGTCGCGAAGGGCTTCATGGCGCTGGGCGTACGGCGCGGCGACCATGTCTCGGTATGGACCACGAACCTGCCGGAATGGGTGTACATGCAGTTCGGCCTGGGAATGATCGGCGCCGTTTTGGTGACGGTGAACACGAACTACAAGTCGCACGAGCTGGAATACATCCTCAAACAGTCCGATTCCACGACGCTCGTGCTCATGGAAAAGTACCGCGACACGAATTTCCACGATACGGTGTGCGGGATGCTCCCGGAGCTCGAAGGCTGCACTCCCGGCAGGCTCGAAACGGCGAAACTGCCCGGCCTGAAAAACATCGTGTATATCGGCGACCGCCTCCGTACCCCCGGCATGTTCTCGTTCGCCGACGTCATCGAACTGGGAAGGAAGGTCACGGACGCGGAGCTCAGGACGCGCGAGGCTTCCGTATCCGCGCACGACGTAATCAACATGCAGTACACGTCGGGAACCACGGGCTTTCCCAAGGGCGTGATGCTCACCCATTACAACATCGTGAACAACGCGCGCATGGTGGGCGACGTGATGGGACTCACCGAGAAGGACAGGCTCCTCATTCACGTGCCGCTGTTCCATTGCTTCGGCTGTGTCATGAGCACGCTCAATTCCGTATGCCACGGGAGCACCATGGTCGTGTACGAGAGCTTCGATCCGCTCAAGTCGCTCCAGGGCATCAACGACGAGAAGTGCACGGCGATCAACGGCGTGCCCACGATGTTCATTGCGATGCTCAACCACGCCGAGTTCGACAGGTACGATACGAAATCGCTCCGCACGGGAATCATGGCCGGAGCGCCGTGTCCCAGCGAGGTGATGAACCAGGTCAGGACGCGGATGCACTGCTCGGAGGTCGTGAT
The sequence above is a segment of the Spirochaetota bacterium genome. Coding sequences within it:
- a CDS encoding AMP-binding protein, whose protein sequence is MAGFKEITIGGLVRETAARLPEHEALVCPEFGVRETYAQFLGRCESVAKGFMALGVRRGDHVSVWTTNLPEWVYMQFGLGMIGAVLVTVNTNYKSHELEYILKQSDSTTLVLMEKYRDTNFHDTVCGMLPELEGCTPGRLETAKLPGLKNIVYIGDRLRTPGMFSFADVIELGRKVTDAELRTREASVSAHDVINMQYTSGTTGFPKGVMLTHYNIVNNARMVGDVMGLTEKDRLLIHVPLFHCFGCVMSTLNSVCHGSTMVVYESFDPLKSLQGINDEKCTAINGVPTMFIAMLNHAEFDRYDTKSLRTGIMAGAPCPSEVMNQVRTRMHCSEVVIAFGQTESSPVMTMTRRDDPVELRVSTVGRLLPDIEGMIVDPETGKELPPDTQGEIVTRSKCVMKGYYKMDDATKDAIDAEGWLHTGDLGEVDVNGYYKVTGRIKDMIIRGGENIYPREIEEFLHGNPKVSDVHVVGVPDKKYGEQVLAAVMLKEGQSATEQEFIEYCAGRIARHKIPRYWEFVNAFPMTASGKVQKYKIRDKFMDGIKA